In Betta splendens chromosome 1, fBetSpl5.4, whole genome shotgun sequence, the genomic stretch GTGTTTGATATGGAGCTAGGGCAAGGTAattaatttattacatttgcTAAAGCATCTGTTCTTTACATGAATACAGAAAATCTCATTATTATGCATCTTACTTGATAACACATTTCCAGGAAGTCCAGGTGCACCAGGAGGCCCAGGAGGTCCTGGGACACCTGCTCCCCCTCTCTCTAGTAACGCACAAAACCCACAGCAATCACACCcatattcttttttattttattttcataaagGTCGGGTGAGATTATAACACTAACCATTAATGAGGCCAAGGACATGCTCAGCCACCTCATGGGTATTTAATATGTAGCTGCCAATGCCTGGGGTGCCAGGAGGTCCTGGTGGGCCTGGAGGACCAGCAACATATCTTCTCACATCGTCTCCTGAAAAATACAGTAAAGATCACTTCTAGATCATTTTTATGTTGTCGAATCTTTTTGTTGCCAGTTATTAACAAAGGCATCATGTGTTCACATTACTTGTTGTTTACTGTCACCTGTGAGAGAATGACCACAAAGGCCAATAATTCAATCTGATCCTTTCTATCAACATGAATAATACAAACTCTGTGAGAGAAGCATTAGTGTTGTTTGTTATGCTAATACATGTGTGCGTTTAATGATCTGTAATATGTGACATTTGTGTTAACCCAAAAAAAGTGTACAGTAATACTTACTCTGAATGTAAGCGATGACTCGGTTGGCCACATCATCCACTACCCCATCATCTGCAGACCCTGGAGGGCCAGGAGGGCCAGGGGGTCCAGCCAAATAGTCCCTGACCCCATCACCTGTACAAAGCATTTTTAACTCAAGTAGAGCTCTGTGTTTCATCCATATGCAGTGTTATGAATGTCAGCAATGCAAATAAATACTGGTGCATAACCTACTCTGGAGATAATCTGCAATGTACTGTCCCACGTCAGTTGTTCCAGGTGGACCAGGGGGCCCTGGTGGGCCTGGGGGACCTGGACTGAACAAACCACCTGCCATGATAGTGTAAACatattttaaacacaaagaACTATACTATAGAGAACAACTCAGGGAACACTGTCTAAAGCATTTATTGTTATAAGGTCTTAAGATGATCTTACCATTAGAGGCTCCTGGGTCTCCTGGATCACCTGCATGGAACATGTAAATAGTATGATGCAACATcattaaatgaagacagagacaTTAAACAGTAAGGGACCATGGGTAACAATTTCCTGAGGCAAAACCTTGTTTAAACATAGAAGCAGGCCTGTGAAAGAACGAGAAGGtcatgaaaacagctgaaagAGTACCTCtgggtcctggtggtcctggtGGGCCCTCCGGTCCAATCTGTCCTGGGAAACCTGATGaggaaacaaaaaatatttagtttttgctGATGATatcagatggatggatggatggatggatggatggatggatggatggatggatggaaggaaggaaggaaggaaggaaggaaggaaggaaggaaggaaggaaggaaggaaggaacgaacgaacgaacgaacgaacgaacgagcgagcgagcaagcATAACAACAAAAGTTAAAAGCTCAGTTAAAATTATGGTCACCATTTAAGACTAATGAGCAATGTTTCAGCTATACATACCAACACCTGGTTCCCCTGGACTTCCTGGAAGACCGGGTTGACCTGGTTCACCTACAGTCATTATCAAATGAGTTCAGcgattatatatatgtattgtaATCTTCAAAAAATCTAGCACATGGTTGCAGGTTTTTTACCTGGGAATCCCTGGGGTCCACGATCACCTGAGCATATATAACAGAAATAACATGAGGGGAATATTCTGTAAACAAGAGATCTAAAATGCTTTTAAGGCAATTAGCTTTAAATGTATCTACAGAGATGTACCCTCTATACCTTGAGGGCCTGGAGGTCCAGGAGGTCCGGGTGGTCCGGCAAAGAAAGTTTCTaaagaaaaacatcagaaactgcatcaaacacagcatATAAAACGTGCCGGCcagtatttattattacttttttctCACTTACCTGATGTAGGCACAAAACTGCCAggctctcctttctctccaggCTCTCCTGGTAAACCAACACCTATGAGAGAAACACAtattagtttaatttaaatctaagtgtttaatgtttaaatgtaatgCAGTAAAGGCATATTTATTCATACCCTACATTACTGAAATGCTGCTCTATACCAATAATCCATTAGCAGACACTTACCTGGCTCTCCTGGGGGACCTCTGCGTCCTGGAGGTCCTTGTTTAGTCTCACCTTAACAACAGTACAGTTTTACATCATCATCTAATCAGTCAGCTGTATGGAAATTATTATACGTATTTCTCCCTGTTGTTTTTGAATGTCATTGACTTTTCAACATACCAGAAGGCCCCTGAGGACCAGGTGGTCCAGGAGGCCCTGGAGGTCCTGGAATTCTTAGTGCTGAAGTTATAACACAGTTAATGTATTGGAATTTACATGTATGACAAATATACATACtagaatatataaataataggtACTCACTATCAGTAGCAGTTTCTGGGCTTGTACCAGGCTCTCCAGGCTTGCCCGGCTCTCCCttgtctcctttctctcctttctcccctcTTTCACCCTTAGAACCTACGGAAAAAATTTAATCAGACCCACAGAGCTTTGTGGTGCCactatgttgtgtttgtttttatttaccagGTTGTCCTGGGACTCCAGCAGGACCAACAGGGCCAGACAAACCAGGAAGTCCAGAAGGACCTGGAGGCCCAGCTGGCCCTGGAGGTCCGGGTATGGCAACAGTATCAGAGCCAACTAAGAACCAGAtcagaaacacaacagcagttAAAATGTAGAAAGGTTTTGTTTACCATACTGTAGCTGAAAACTGATTCAGTTAATGGTGTACATGTGTAAAAACAAGAAGTGCTAAACTTACTTGGACCAATGACTTTACCAGGTGATCCTGGTTCACCTGAAGGACGTTAAATATGATGTGTTATGCTAAATACACATTAGCACTATAAATTTCAAACATGCTACATGTCCCTAGTTATACGCTAGTTGTTTGAACTGTCTTTCATATTCTTTAGTAGGAAatgtttattaattattgtttttgtatatATTAAAATCACTTTCATGGTTTTTGTGAAGCAACAAAACAAGGCTTTACCTTTACCACCAGGCTGGCCTGGATTTCCAGCAATACCTGTAGGAGTAGAATTGAAACCAAATATTAAAATCTGCTAAATCTAATCAGTTCCAGTTTTTACAAAAAGGCAGCAAAAtaacttttgttgttttggtcCGCATTTTTATACCTGGGGGTCCCTGAGGCCCAGGTGagcctggagaaaaaaaaacaatttcagcaaacacaaataaaaaaataaactacatATCCTTTCATAATGTAATAGGGTCATGGTACCTGGAAGGCCAACATCACCAGGAAGTCCAGGGGGTCCTCTCGCTCCAGGAAGTCCCACTGAACCAGTGTCACCTAAAATTTACACAAACCTTCTTTTATTAACGAATGTATTTTTATAGCATTCATTAACCAATTCAGAAATCACAGGGCACTATGAGAATAAACTGCAACATGATTATAGCCATTGCTAATTTCCTCTCACCTGCATTTCCTTTAGATCCCTTTGCTCCTGCAGGGCCTTGTGGTCCAAAAGGTCCTACTTCACCTTTAATCATGATAATATGATTGATGATGTGTCTGACAGAATGAAATGTCtggtaatatactgtatatctaatATAAATCTTGATCGTTGTGAACACTCATACCTAGAAGACAATCAATTCTGATCTGATGAATCACCTACCTAGCGTAGCGTGGCCTAAAGAGAGCTTACATTATTATGATAGTGACTGTGATTAAAAACCAACCTGCCAGTCCACGTGGTCCCCTCTCTCCTTGATCCCCTTTGGTTCCTTGAGGTCCTGGTGTTCCTCTTTCAcctgcattaaaaacaaacaaaagtattGATTCTAACACAATGACTTTAGAAAACTGTttactgaaatgaaaaaaatataaggCTTAGAGTTAACCTTTTGCTCCCGGAGCACCTGCTTCACCCTGGAAACCCTGTGAACCAGGAGCACCTGCAGACAGTAACAAACAAAACTGCTTTTGAGAACCAAATACAGTAGCAAAGAAACCAAACACAATGACATGCACTTGTGAATTTGTACCAGGATTTCCTGGGGCACCGTGCTCTCCCATGGCACCTAAATCAAATAGGCAGACATTAGACTTTGAACATGTGTTTAAACTTGAGTTCATAATTGTTACCATAGTCCACACCTTACCTTTAGACCCTGCAGGTCCAGTAATACCAGCAGGTCCAGGACGTCCTGGCTCACCTTGAGAGCCTGTAACAACCAAGTCTCATTACCAAATTCTGGATGGAAAACCTATGATTTAATTTGACTgacataaacatttatttttttacctttgTCTCCCTTTTCTCCAAAACCAGGCGCTCCAGGCTCTCCTCGAGGGCCCATCTGTCCATCCCGCCCTCTTTGACCCTGTGGTCCCTCAGGACCTAGTTCACCTAGTCACAAGGAAATACctagtttacttttttttttacttcagcaTCAAAGAACAATGGAAATGAATCATTTTTGGATATGCCTTTTACAAACGTCAAAGCTAAATAGAAAATTACCTGCTGTTCCTTTTGGTCCCCTTGGTCCATCCAATCCTGGATGACCCATTTGCCCGGGAGGACCTGGAACAGAAGGCATGGATAGTTAGTGTGTTCGCTGGGAAAGGACACATGGGCACATGTTCTTAGACCCACCAGGCAGACCAGGGAAGCCACTGTCACCTGCAAGACAACAACAGCTGTGAGTGGTTAGTTCCTGTTATCCTGTTAAAGTCATGTATCACACATTTCTGAGAGTAATGCAGTACTTTACCTTTTTGTCCCAGTGACCCAGGATCACCTGTAAAGAAGCAGCCAAGATGCAAAACAGAAttaaataatttatgatatTTACTTTACAAATGAGTTTGTGATTTACCGGGGATACCTTTAGGTCCTggctctcctctctccccttttAGTGAGTAAGAAAATGTttctaaaagcagaaaaaccTGGAATTAGTTCAATTCAAATGTTCACCCAGAACCATGTTGATTACACAGTAACGTCTGTACCTCTCACACTGTCTGAGCGGAGTTCAGCTCTGATCAGCTGCTGAATGGTTCTTTCCAAGGAGCCACCATCCTGAGGCACTCCGCTCCCTGTACCTCCTCCGGCTCCCGCAGGCCCCATGTTAATGGAGTTATCCGAGCGGGTAAGGGCAGAACGAGATGAACTCCTCTCAATGTATGTCGACTCCAGCGGATCAATTATGTTCATGCCTGGGGAGGCAGACAGGCGGCTGGACCTTGTTGAGGTGAATTCTAAATCATCCACACGTTTCTTCAGGTGCCTCACTTCTTCTCCTGTAGTGAGGTGGAAACATATCAATATCATGGACCCCTTTtaaagtcaatatgttgttaGTAATATGTGTTGGGATATGGATTTACCCAATGCAATGAGTCCAAAGAGGAGTCCAAGGAGCAGtagcagacagagcaggagacacagGAGCCActtccaccagctgcagcaggagcagaagctAAAACTGGATTTATCTTTACGGATCTCTGGTGAAAGTGAGGGTTTAAACATAACAAGAAAAACTTATGGAGTACTTGATTAACATAATCCAGCAGGAATAagcatttataataatataataacataaataaagagCATAGCTGACCTGCGTATGTGGCTTTATCCTTGGTCGAAGCTTTTAGGGATGAATCTTTTAAAATTAGACCAAATGAATTATGTAGATGAGTCCAAAATAATGAATGTGAAAAGAAATAACGTGTTTACATTTAGTATCGGTTCCTTCCTCCACTGTGCTGGATGACagcttctgtttctctcttttgAGTGAGTCCTCAGAGTAAGTAGCTGCACAATAGAACAAAATGATTCAATAATGAGACATTAAGAAAGCAGTTTGAAGCAATGGGTCTTACACTTCAAGTTACCAGAGACagtagcaggagcagcagacatGAACTGCTTCCCTGTGTCTTTAGCCATGATtagtctctctgtctccttcttcaGAGGAACATTCTCCTTCTCTATCAGCACATACTTGAAGTCTTTGCCAGAGGCCTCATCATTGATGGGACTGCCTGGTCTCACTgtgattaaatgtaaatattacattaaatataacaaaatatatCATAATGagaaatatatattatattatattatattatattatattatattatattatattatattatattatattatattatattatattatattatattatattatattatattatattatattatattatattattatgatggtaattttgtttctgtggaGTGTATATGATGCATGAGAGTTATTCACATATAGGATACGTATATTTCCAATATGGATGAAACTCTCAGACTGTATCACCTGTGCTGGTGCTTATTGCAGTGCCAGACACATTTTTGTGGATACCATATCctgtgaagaaacacaaacacaagctagCCGTTAGCTGTAATTTTCTTCAGCATcaacaattaatattaatgctatGTGGAAACACGGGAAGTGTTTTTTACCCATTTGCGTGTTGGCTCCCAGAGCAGACAGGACACcggagctggtggtggacagGTTGTTCTGAACGCCGTACATTGGAACTGGAACAGAGAGAACACTTTGTGTGTCAGTGCCAACCTGAGGACCTGAGATCCCTGTGGGCTGTAACATGACAGCGGCAGACTTACTTGTGCTGCCTGCAGACAGGCCACCGTTGGCAGAGGGAGATCTGAGCGCCTGGTTGTTCTGAACTCCTGGACATTTGAATGTCAGAAGTGAGCAATTAATGAAGCTACTATGACGAAGGTCCTTACTGCTAGTGCACAgatgactgacctgactggtACAGAGCGGAGGGAGCTGAcaggttgttgtggttgctacTATAACCGTAACTGCTGCTCACGCCTGCAGTCCACATGCTGCCGTTGTATTCTAAAAGGGAGAACAGAGCAATGATAAGATGTGACCAAATAGAAACAGCTTCACCTACGAAAGCATCGCATGGAGCCTGATCCACTCAACCTGTGCTGGAGCTGTCGGACATGGTTCTGGCCTCCACACTGGGCTTCTTGGGGATGGGCAGCGTGTTGTTCGGGGACTGAGGagggctggtgctggtggagtgGTTCCCCCTCAGCAGACGCTTCACATCGTCCAGCTCTGTCCCTGCATGGCAGAGGTCACCACGGCATCACACCCACGGCCGCTTCTcccctgtgtatgtgtgtgtatgtgtgtgtactcacaGCATGCTGTAGGAGAAGCACTTTGCAGCCTGGTTCTGATCTCACTCTCTGTAAAACACACCGTTGTTAGTAACACCTCACTCTGTTTTACATttggaattatgtgaaattgATATTCTTTATGCCTCTGCTCTGACTCCTCCCTCTGGTGGCAGGACTTGACGTTGCACTTGAGATGCCTGCAAGAAATTGAACCCAGAATCCCTGTGATTTTGCAGACATTTGCCCTTTACACACAATCTGACATGGAGTTTCCTTTACCGTACTCCTTCCTGTTGTAATCTGGAGAAGAATTAGTGCTTGAATTCTCTGAAATATGgtgacacaaaacacatcacGTTAGacttcataaaataaaaaaaaaacaagagctgTGCTGTACGTGAATGACAGACCCTCAAAGACTTCTGTGTGAGTAGTCGCCATGGAGCTCAGGCTTTTGCGCTCCTTTAGAGCAGGTGAGTAAGTGACTGTGGAGGACGATCCTGCTGAACTATAACTGGTCTTGGTCAATGCGGAAATGGTGACAgaaccttttcctttttctctgcCAGCGCTCATGAGACTAGAAGATGTGGCAggccctgctccagctgccccggAGCCCACGGCGGTGGCTGAACCCTGTGCAATGGAGGCCACGGCGGACGAAGCTCCTACAGCAGTGATGCTGGCGCCTGCTTTGGCTTTGCCTGCTCCTGAGCCGCCGGAGCTTGTGGCATGGGAGCTGCTGGACGTGATCAGAACCGAGCTGCTCTTGCCACCAGAACTAGCTGACGCGACTCTTCCACCCGTGCTCACAGAAAACTCAGCTGgagaacaaaagagaaaaggaaatgaagagAGAACTCACCACTTCAGGGTGACTACAGAAAATTACAGTATGACAAGATGATCTATGGCATTTTTCTTTAAAATGccatctttgtgtttttcatctccTCTCTCAAAGCAAGATCTTATCAACGCTGTCATGCTCTGGAAGGCATTGCCCGCTGGGCCCAGTGATGGCTCATATCTAATTGCCTAAAGTTCACCTACAAGACGGCACTGGCAGCGTTAATATTTGAGCtaaacatgaacatgcaacttAACTTTTTTAGTAGGATTCACATTCCTAAGTTAGGCCTCTGCTTGTCTGGTACTGGGGCTAAACTTGCTCTATTTCTCTAGAATGTATCTCCTATGTGAGAGTGATTAAAAACACCCACATGCTGCATGATGtcaggtgctgctgctcagacatgcAATAATCTTTGGGTCTGGTTTTTGCTTTATAGGTAAAAGCGCCCAGGTGCCACCTGTGGTAACTTATAACAACATTGTGTGAGTACAAGTCTATGTGCACATTCATTTAGTAATCTGGTTTCCTTAAGATGTCTTTTTGTAGAAGAGCAAACACAATCAGAACAcaatctaaaacaaaaaaacagatggTTATTTTATTACATGCATATTTGTAGAATGTTTAAAAGCTTGGGCAACTTTCAACTTGTAAAACACTCTAATAAATCATTGGACTTGTAAAAATGAAGCAATCAGGAGAGCCTATAAAAAATACAGACATGCCCTAAGTTTAGGATTTTCATTGTTGAAAATGTTATtaaaagacatacagtaaagatTCAGTTACTCCTTTTTTAAGGTTCAGTAAACAGCTAAGATCTAGAATTCAACAGGTTAAACACATCTGCTGAGCAGAGAGCCAAAGTAATCGATATGTCAAAACCCTTCTACATGAAGAGTCAAACCCACAACCTTTTAGAAAAGTCCAAATCTAAGGTTTGCAAAACGACTTCTAGTTGCTGTAGGCCTGCGCTATTCTGAAGTGAAGTGGGAGTTAATCAGAAGCTGcattattttcaaaataaaatacaaaaatggtAACTAAATTCACAGGAAATCTTACAGATGTCactatattaatattaatatcaaGTTGTGGCAGAAATGTTTGTCCAGCTCTTACAGAGGAATGATCCACAGTCATACTTTGAATTAGCACTTCACAACAGTAATCAAATGTACCTGTAAACATGTTATCTGGAAGAAAGCCTAAATTTTGATGATTGATGCTATTTCGCAAATCAACATTAAGGAGAggtattttttctttttgtataaGATGTTCACAATCTACTCTCTCAGTTTCACCAACTTTTGTTTTACATATATAGtaattttaaataatgaataaaggatTGCAGAGGGCTTTGACTGTTTGCATTTTTTACCTTTGctacttcctcctcctggagcACCTGTCTTGACAGTAGCTAGATTATCCATCCAATGTCAGCTGTGTAAAAAAGGCCAGATATAacttttaaaaatacaatttaaataaTACAATAGTGAGAAAACATAAAGTTTTGAATCAGTAGATTTCCATTAGACTGACCTGAGGTCAGTGACCTGAGGAACAGGTCTCTTTTTGGGGGGTTGTATTTCACTTCTTTGTGTTCTGTACAAAAGCTACTTTAGATTCTGACCTGCCATTGATTTAAAGGGTTGATCCGAAGCTCTTTGCTCATTTTATTCAGAGCCTAAATAAATTACTGCTGAAAAAACACTGGGGTGTCATTCATAGCTGGAGGCAGTGAATCTTTGCCCAGCAGTCGCACAGGTGAACTAATAATACACTTTACTCACAAAAGCCGTGGCAGGTTTCATGGACTGACCTAGGGAGCACAAACTGATGATGTGAAAATGTGCATTGATGTCAAAATCTGGGAGTAAAACATGCTAATACATACATCCTTCAACCACTGAACTACACTTTACAGTCCactgtgtttatacagtatattatgtgtatgtttactttttgtgtttatatctaatgactttttaaaaaaactgaCATTTTGTGCTCTGATTGATGTGGTTAATTTAGAACATGTGACAGAGTTTTAATGTTAAAGAAGAAGACACAGACTGACCACCCATCAATCTCTCATTGTATTGTACATCAACCAGCTCTCGAATGCCAATTGCTCCAATTACAGATACAGTCTTGTTAAAAGTTTACAATACTCATATACAACCAATAATAAGATAAGACACAGGACTTTGTTgctttgaaaaaaaatcatttacataaaaatgtacagtagtttaTTCTGCCTTAATGTTTAAGAAGTTATTAttcttttcagctgtttttcagATGGTGAGGAAACAACATTTCATGAGGGTGGGGAAAGAATCTGCCGTCTTCTATTCATCATAAGTACAATTAAGGAAGAAATACATCTTAAAgcttttaaaactaaaatagTTAGTGTTCTTTTACGCATTTCCTAAccacatatgtgcattgttgttTAACTATCCACACACCACAGAAATAAATTTAAAGCATCACTTCTCATCTTCAAGCACACGTGAACATAACCAAGTCCACAGGCATTATTATAGTTATTACTGATAATTATTCCTGCTATTATGCTGTTGCTCTGATTTATTGTATCTCACTCTAGGTAGCTAATGCTACATAACCAGGAACCCTTAGATTCCATCTCATCTTTCTTTTAAACGTAAAAGTCCAACGAgataaaataaactttattcattttcttaCCTCTTTGATTGTTTGTGCAAACCGAATCTTGTCCTACTCGTGCATCCAGTTGACAAACGTCAGTCTATCATGTTGGGTGCATCGCAGTGCATAAAAGGAACACACTCAGCTCGGTCTATGCACCTGGCGAGCTTATGTATTGGCTTTTGTCTGAGTCATAGCCTCATTTGACAAGTTTCAACAAAGTGGAAGGGGCCGTTGCTTCAGACTGCATGGGAAAAATAGCCTGGAGCTGAGTAAATGGTCGAGTTAAACACTGCTATTAAGATAGTGAAAGTGATAAAAAATGTGTTACTCCTCTGTTTTACTAATTACTTTTGCTTGTTGCAGATGCAGACTTAGTACTTAAGACATAAGATGCAGATACTGTAACCTGTGGGTCTCTAAtagtgtaaataataaatatttaaatgtgactTTGAATAGAAAAACAGAATCCATGCTGGGCCTGTGTCACGTTTGTTATCGTGATGATTTATTTCGAACAAAAGCAGGTTAAATTAAACCAATTTCAGTTACGATGGAGATTAAGtctctgaacacagacaggcCCAGAGCAGACTAACATCCAGGATAGATTTATTGATCTATAGTGTCTCTTAGTTTAACTGctggttttattaaaaatgaatgttttctgCAAATATATTGTCCATCATTACacactcctgctgcttctgcgcACAGATATCTGCCCTCCTGGCCCTCTCACATCCACTACAGctacttaaaggaaaacttcacagattttcaatgggggtcgACCAAAACGACCTTGGGTATTATTTAAGAATGAGGGGACGCTCAGATTGCTCCCTAATTTCTATgtagagaagttatcatttattccttcCGTAAGACGCCTCGGCAGATagtttgccgtgggctcaaaaactacaactagtccTACATGGTTTTCTCTATACTTACCAACTGCGAGAGGgtggagccaggctgagagggggcggagccagcctgctggggCGCAACTGCCCGGTCcactgtttttccttgcatacgcttacagcactaatattcaatggcggAAGGACAGCagttcttcagcacagtctgatatttctGTTTAGTTGTATGAGTACAGCGCCAACAAGTTCTGCCAtttggaggaggacaaggcTGCCCGTAACGAAGCGGCACCCGCAGCAGAGAGCACAGAGCTGGTGTTAAAGATGAACACGTTTCTAGATTAACTGGTGACCTCTTAgttacagcagctttaacacTTTTAATgttgagaggaagaggaggaaccagcagctgttgttatggcaaaaattgtctcttccttatttctatgtctcttccttatttctatgcagttattatacgagttatgacttatgttctgcaattaatatcttatgatttgtcttactgtatgcatttgacatttcacctagattgttcaatggttgtctctgcctgatagactctcaactctagctcccaaacccaaggtcggggagttgtgtctctgtctgttgagacttggtgctcctttctcacagatagttggacgtcagcgatgcaggtgtgagaaagtaaaaatcttcacacacactgcgacagggaggagatggtgcatgtaatttgattgggttggaaagacattccaccctagtcggacagagaagctaaaaggcagaagcaacttgaggatcgtgggctctttgcatcacaccttcgtggtgtgtgcactgatctccccagctggtttttggtttgttgatgtgcacgatcaacatccatgctttttatttgctttccccattatttttattttctttattatttcaataaatcgcacaaaaggacaactctctctcatctacttctttatggaaaatttccaccacagaaattggcgttgtcggcaggatcccgcggcaggtcgtctggacggtgtgaccagggacgatagtcctgaggactagggtcgctcagcctccaaacctctacagacattcagagctgggaggactgctcacccgtctggatcgcctctgacgagatccacgaactcagattcaaactcaaatcctaatttggctcggctcggtgagagagattccttttaatttgggaaaaaacataaaagaaaacataactaggactagagataataatatttctaaaacgactatgtggctgaaaaacatctaaaatataataattaggaccaaacaattttttttaattaaaaaatttaatattcgggtaaaatgaattaggtcaaagtctgccctggtggtcgagacggtggttgctaagggttggctcgtgggaccgagcttgttttgtctgtactgaggatacagaccagtgtgcagatctgagcgcagtccaaagggtgtggacaaggaaataaaagacggcttctgaaatacggagcgcgtttgcaggggggagtggttttgagatacgagggacccgggtcttagaggggcctgacggtgagggaccacttccgagaaccctgtcgctgatctgagcggttccttttctacggagacgtccgtggaagagaaatttcgaaaaaaggttccggccggaacacataaaaatctaaggcaggaaaccgccgggactctgaaagatgggttcggggcgatctaagtctccaccaccagactgcagcattacaaaattaaaagtaattataaaagtaaaaagtaaatatggttattagtgcgtttcatgtttccatgagtgggaaactggttatgggttcaaaaggagaatcgctttgtgtaaggacatatgcaccttaaaagaaaaattagagacaaaagaaaatacttgaaaaagcaaaactatcaaaactaaagccctaa encodes the following:
- the LOC114854327 gene encoding collagen alpha-1(XVII) chain-like isoform X3 produces the protein MDNLATVKTGAPGGGSSKAEFSVSTGGRVASASSGGKSSSVLITSSSSHATSSGGSGAGKAKAGASITAVGASSAVASIAQGSATAVGSGAAGAGPATSSSLMSAGREKGKGSVTISALTKTSYSSAGSSSTVTYSPALKERKSLSSMATTHTEVFEENSSTNSSPDYNRKEYGISSATSSPATRGRSQSRESEIRTRLQSASPTACWTELDDVKRLLRGNHSTSTSPPQSPNNTLPIPKKPSVEARTMSDSSSTEYNGSMWTAGVSSSYGYSSNHNNLSAPSALYQSGVQNNQALRSPSANGGLSAGSTIPMYGVQNNLSTTSSGVLSALGANTQMGYGIHKNVSGTAISTSTVRPGSPINDEASGKDFKYVLIEKENVPLKKETERLIMAKDTGKQFMSAAPATVSATYSEDSLKREKQKLSSSTVEEGTDTKSSTKDKATYAEIRKDKSSFSFCSCCSWWKWLLCLLLCLLLLLGLLFGLIALGEEVRHLKKRVDDLEFTSTRSSRLSASPGMNIIDPLESTYIERSSSRSALTRSDNSINMGPAGAGGGTGSGVPQDGGSLERTIQQLIRAELRSDSVRETFSYSLKGERGEPGPKGDPGSLGQKGDSGFPGLPGPPGQMGHPGLDGPRGPKGTAGELGPEGPQGQRGRDGQMGPRGEPGAPGFGEKGDKGSQGEPGRPGPAGITGPAGSKGAMGEHGAPGNPGAPGSQGFQGEAGAPGAKGERGTPGPQGTKGDQGERGPRGLAGEVGPFGPQGPAGAKGSKGNAGDTGSVGLPGARGPPGLPGDVGLPGSPGPQGPPGIAGNPGQPGGKGEPGSPGKVIGPIGSDTVAIPGPPGPAGPPGPSGLPGLSGPVGPAGVPGQPGSKGERGEKGEKGDKGEPGKPGEPGTSPETATDTLRIPGPPGPPGPPGPQGPSGETKQGPPGRRGPPGEPGVGLPGEPGEKGEPGSFVPTSETFFAGPPGPPGPPGPQGDRGPQGFPGEPGQPGLPGSPGEPGVGFPGQIGPEGPPGPPGPRGDPGDPGASNGGLFSPGPPGPPGPPGPPGTTDVGQYIADYLQSDGVRDYLAGPPGPPGPPGSADDGVVDDVANRVIAYIQRDDVRRYVAGPPGPPGPPGTPGIGSYILNTHEVAEHVLGLINERGGAGVPGPPGPPGAPGLPGNVLSTPYQTLVGPQGPPGLPGLPGPPGPPGPPGFANYISADIRDYLQSATFRGPPGPPGPPGPEGPPGPIRGMISYAEHANREPLKAELQEYVRTHGVLHDMVKDYNNTVLRGRPGRPGPPGRPGRDRWLGSHGNATDLLEYIKSRGIGVPPGLSGLQGAKGEQGERGIQGPERQKRSKRRKPSDN